The following proteins are encoded in a genomic region of Amycolatopsis sulphurea:
- a CDS encoding sensor histidine kinase, protein MRKLFAGTGVRSRVVDLLIVVLVVVLIGAGSLLSLLLSGPLWSAVLAIIVAMLLPIFARRRFPSQVMLFVLAVFAAQALLPSRYTGVLLPANLALTVLMYSVVVHGGRRRKWVLLFAAEVLYLIGAFFFGDGQTASTLFLVETATMVAAVAIGEVTRNRKRQLADAQERAIEAEEHRDALARTAVVEERARIAREMHDVVAHAVSTIVMQSEGARLLGERNPTAVDEALRTIGVTGREAVAELRRILGLLRGTENGTEPQPSAGALGDLVGKVRSAGLETRLVIEGEPEGVPPGAVLTTHRIVQEALTNVVKHAPPGARCTVTVHYGTPGDPHRTVVADIVNDGGHGPHAHPAEQARAGYGIRGMRERASMFGGDVTAQPQPDGGFQITAQLPLTTSPENQCGGPPQTAEVREGL, encoded by the coding sequence GTGCGCAAGCTGTTCGCCGGGACGGGTGTCCGGTCACGAGTGGTCGACCTGCTGATCGTCGTGCTGGTCGTCGTGCTGATCGGTGCGGGCTCGCTGCTGAGCCTCTTGTTGTCAGGCCCGTTGTGGAGTGCGGTGCTGGCGATCATCGTGGCCATGCTGCTGCCGATCTTCGCGCGGCGCCGGTTCCCCTCACAGGTGATGCTGTTCGTGCTCGCCGTCTTCGCCGCGCAAGCGCTGCTGCCGTCGCGGTACACGGGTGTGCTGCTCCCCGCGAATCTGGCACTGACCGTTCTGATGTACTCGGTGGTCGTCCACGGCGGCCGGCGCCGCAAGTGGGTACTGCTGTTCGCGGCCGAGGTGCTGTACCTGATCGGGGCGTTCTTCTTCGGGGACGGCCAGACCGCGTCGACCCTGTTCTTGGTGGAGACCGCCACCATGGTGGCCGCGGTGGCGATCGGCGAGGTGACGCGAAACCGGAAGCGGCAGCTGGCCGACGCGCAGGAGCGTGCGATCGAGGCCGAGGAACACCGTGACGCGCTGGCGAGGACCGCGGTCGTCGAAGAACGCGCCCGGATCGCCCGGGAGATGCACGACGTCGTCGCCCACGCGGTCAGCACCATAGTCATGCAGTCCGAAGGCGCACGGCTGCTGGGCGAACGAAATCCCACAGCCGTGGACGAAGCACTACGCACGATCGGCGTCACCGGCCGCGAAGCCGTCGCCGAACTACGCCGGATCCTCGGCCTGCTACGCGGAACCGAGAACGGCACGGAACCCCAACCGAGTGCCGGCGCGCTCGGCGACCTTGTCGGCAAGGTACGCTCCGCCGGGCTGGAGACCCGTCTCGTGATCGAGGGCGAGCCTGAGGGCGTCCCGCCAGGCGCCGTGCTCACCACACACCGGATCGTCCAGGAAGCACTGACCAATGTGGTCAAACACGCCCCGCCCGGCGCCCGGTGCACAGTGACGGTGCATTACGGGACACCAGGCGACCCACACCGGACCGTCGTGGCCGACATCGTCAACGACGGCGGCCACGGACCACACGCTCACCCCGCCGAACAAGCTCGGGCAGGCTACGGCATCCGCGGCATGCGAGAACGCGCCTCGATGTTCGGCGGCGACGTGACCGCACAACCCCAGCCCGACGGAGGCTTCCAGATCACCGCACAGCTCCCACTCACAACCTCCCCGGAGAACCAATGTGGGGGCCCTCCGCAGACGGCGGAGGTCCGTGAAGGTCTGTGA